From the genome of Candidatus Buchananbacteria bacterium, one region includes:
- a CDS encoding glycosyltransferase family 39 protein, with translation MKKQFPIFLIVAALVALVGYFWLVRPLGADLNIGPRFDWPDETANYFWSKSYSQTGELTLAEPMNIAAHNQIHPRSFNVRTDGSLVPGSFLGLILLYGTLAKVFSLSSLIYFTPIFSVLAVLAFYGIVKRIFNERIALISALLMLFHPAWWYYSVTSMLPNVAFVAFLIFSIYFVLKNHHPKLVDVLLGGFFLGISLSIRPSEIIWVGFIYLVLLAYRRDNLRAKNIILLLVITAAVMAPAIYQQKVIYGDYLASGYNQLDEITPSCQTCQIVKSVIAPFGFHPQLMAVNFWTHFISRFWWWSLLAILGLIAFLFQTSKQRIEVFFYMLISMFVFAWLGIYYGSWQFTDLLTVHLNTLGLSYVRYWLPLYILVLPFVAIGLTWLTNFFKNRVKVLALAVLIGALLYQSADLVLVKKPDSILPVKERILDYRKTAARVFDVVPEDAVIVTVRKDKVFFPDRRVIHTFDALSVNQELLGILPDLVSQVPVYYYALGPEPEVEFSNGLKLETVETIGQEILYQVK, from the coding sequence ATGAAAAAGCAATTTCCTATTTTTTTAATAGTTGCCGCGTTGGTGGCTTTAGTTGGCTATTTCTGGCTGGTTCGGCCGCTTGGCGCTGATTTGAATATAGGCCCGCGGTTTGATTGGCCGGATGAAACAGCTAATTATTTCTGGTCAAAAAGTTATAGCCAGACCGGAGAATTAACATTGGCTGAGCCAATGAACATTGCCGCACATAACCAGATTCATCCTCGCAGCTTTAACGTTCGAACTGACGGTTCGCTGGTGCCCGGAAGCTTTTTAGGGTTAATTCTCCTGTACGGTACATTGGCCAAAGTTTTTAGTTTGAGCTCGTTAATCTATTTTACCCCGATTTTTTCGGTGTTGGCGGTCTTGGCTTTCTATGGGATTGTTAAGCGAATTTTTAATGAACGAATTGCTTTGATTTCAGCGCTGTTAATGTTGTTTCACCCGGCCTGGTGGTATTACTCGGTGACGTCAATGCTGCCAAATGTGGCCTTTGTCGCTTTTTTAATTTTTAGCATTTATTTTGTTTTAAAAAACCATCACCCAAAATTAGTTGATGTTTTATTGGGTGGATTTTTCTTGGGGATCAGTCTTTCAATTAGGCCATCGGAAATTATCTGGGTTGGCTTTATATATTTAGTTTTGCTCGCTTATCGGCGTGACAATCTGCGGGCAAAAAATATTATTCTACTGCTAGTAATAACGGCCGCAGTTATGGCTCCGGCTATCTATCAGCAAAAAGTCATTTATGGTGATTATTTGGCGTCCGGTTATAATCAGCTTGATGAAATAACGCCGTCCTGCCAGACCTGCCAGATTGTGAAATCAGTTATTGCACCGTTTGGTTTTCATCCGCAATTGATGGCAGTAAATTTCTGGACCCACTTTATCAGTCGTTTTTGGTGGTGGTCACTTCTCGCCATTTTGGGCCTAATTGCCTTTTTATTCCAAACCAGCAAGCAGCGAATAGAAGTTTTCTTTTACATGTTGATTTCAATGTTTGTTTTTGCTTGGCTGGGAATTTATTACGGCAGCTGGCAGTTTACTGATCTATTGACGGTTCATCTTAATACGTTAGGTCTTTCTTATGTCCGGTACTGGTTGCCGTTATACATCTTGGTTTTGCCGTTTGTTGCTATTGGTTTGACTTGGCTGACGAACTTTTTCAAAAATCGGGTGAAAGTTTTAGCATTGGCTGTTTTGATTGGTGCGTTATTGTATCAGTCGGCCGATTTAGTCTTGGTCAAGAAGCCTGATAGTATTTTACCGGTTAAGGAACGGATTTTAGATTATCGTAAGACTGCGGCTAGGGTTTTTGATGTAGTCCCCGAAGATGCGGTAATCGTCACAGTCCGCAAAGATAAGGTGTTTTTTCCCGACCGGCGGGTAATTCATACTTTTGACGCTTTGTCGGTCAATCAAGAGTTACTTGGCATTTTGCCGGATCTAGTTAGCCAAGTGCCGGTTTATTATTATGCTTTAGGTCCTGAGCCAGAAGTAGAATTTAGTAATGGATTGAAACTTGAGACGGTTGAAACTATTGGTCAAGAGATTTTATATCAAGTCAAATGA
- a CDS encoding divalent-cation tolerance protein CutA, which yields MKLITIYVTYKNLTEAQKITNALLKNRLIACATFLPIKSHYWWKNKVQKSNEIATFLTAKGSDWNDIKKMVKKMHSYQVPCIKKEFFLTTKDYEAWIKDVTTK from the coding sequence ATGAAATTAATCACCATTTACGTTACCTATAAAAATTTAACCGAGGCTCAAAAAATCACCAACGCCTTATTAAAAAACAGACTAATCGCCTGCGCGACCTTTTTACCAATTAAAAGTCACTACTGGTGGAAAAATAAAGTTCAAAAATCAAATGAAATTGCAACGTTTCTTACCGCCAAAGGATCAGACTGGAATGATATAAAAAAAATGGTAAAAAAAATGCACTCCTACCAAGTGCCCTGCATCAAAAAGGAATTTTTTCTCACTACTAAAGACTACGAAGCGTGGATTAAAGATGTTACCACCAAATAA
- a CDS encoding DUF2304 family protein, with translation MIIKFIIILFVLVALWRTFWRFKKNDITVQELVIWSVFWLVVAAATLVPKETDTIAQFVGVERGADLLVYLSILVLFFVVFKIIVKLEKIDRDITKLVRGVAITKKDGQ, from the coding sequence ATGATTATTAAGTTTATTATCATTTTATTCGTCTTAGTGGCGCTTTGGCGCACTTTTTGGCGCTTCAAAAAGAATGATATTACCGTTCAGGAATTGGTGATCTGGTCTGTTTTTTGGCTTGTGGTGGCGGCGGCAACGTTGGTGCCAAAGGAAACAGACACTATCGCCCAATTTGTTGGGGTTGAGCGGGGTGCGGATTTGCTAGTGTATCTCTCGATTTTGGTTTTATTTTTTGTCGTCTTTAAAATTATTGTCAAACTTGAAAAGATTGATCGGGACATCACTAAATTGGTCAGGGGAGTAGCAATTACCAAAAAAGATGGTCAGTAA
- a CDS encoding glycosyltransferase family 4 protein: MKICVIHSLFRPYKRGGAEVVVDIVVNELVKMGHRVVIITLGRKNQIYQEAGLTIYRINPLNVFSFLDIDKRPIWLRIFWHPLDVFNVSSYFKVKKILKLESPDVVMTHNLKGIGYLVPKAVRSLRLKHIHTIHDVQLSRPSGLILYGQEKPFLIIDKIYEKIVRALIGSPDIVVSPSRWLMGYYQARGFFYESKKIIMPNPIVFKKIDKNIGKDKPEGLVTLLFVGQIEQFKGILFLIEALKKVRLNNWRLQIIGSGNAQDLVQQKIIGDSRFEMVGRVSQEELLEYYRAADVTVVPSLCYENSPKVIDESLIANVPVIASDIGGVSEIVKDDYNGFTFAPGNEKNLIEVLEYFLSHPEKIDELKKNCFISVRNFSTSNYLKKLISL, translated from the coding sequence ATGAAAATCTGTGTAATTCATAGCTTATTTAGGCCATATAAACGCGGCGGCGCCGAGGTGGTGGTTGATATTGTCGTTAATGAACTGGTTAAGATGGGCCACCGGGTTGTTATTATTACGCTTGGGCGAAAAAATCAGATCTATCAGGAAGCGGGGTTGACTATCTATCGGATTAACCCGCTTAATGTGTTTTCTTTTTTGGATATCGACAAACGGCCGATTTGGTTGAGGATTTTTTGGCATCCGCTGGACGTATTTAATGTGAGTAGCTATTTTAAAGTTAAAAAAATTTTAAAGCTGGAATCACCCGACGTGGTGATGACCCATAATCTTAAGGGTATTGGCTATCTTGTTCCGAAAGCGGTGCGATCTTTGCGGTTAAAACACATACATACCATTCATGATGTTCAGTTGTCTCGGCCTTCAGGGTTAATTTTGTATGGTCAGGAAAAACCCTTTTTAATTATTGATAAAATCTATGAAAAGATAGTGCGGGCTTTGATTGGCAGTCCGGACATTGTGGTGTCGCCATCAAGATGGCTAATGGGGTATTACCAGGCGCGCGGGTTTTTTTACGAATCAAAAAAGATTATTATGCCAAACCCCATTGTTTTTAAAAAGATTGATAAAAACATCGGTAAGGATAAGCCCGAAGGCTTGGTGACGCTGTTGTTTGTCGGCCAAATTGAGCAGTTTAAAGGCATTCTATTTTTGATTGAAGCCTTGAAGAAAGTCCGATTAAATAATTGGCGGCTGCAGATTATTGGTTCAGGAAATGCACAAGACTTGGTGCAGCAAAAGATTATTGGGGACAGCCGTTTTGAAATGGTTGGTCGGGTATCTCAAGAAGAGCTTTTGGAGTATTATCGCGCCGCTGATGTTACGGTGGTGCCGTCGCTTTGCTATGAAAATTCACCGAAGGTAATTGATGAAAGTTTAATTGCCAATGTCCCTGTGATCGCCTCTGACATTGGCGGAGTGTCGGAAATTGTTAAAGATGATTATAATGGTTTTACCTTCGCTCCCGGCAACGAAAAAAATTTGATTGAGGTATTGGAATACTTTTTATCTCATCCGGAAAAAATTGATGAACTAAAGAAAAATTGTTTTATTTCCGTTCGAAATTTTTCTACTAGCAACTACTTAAAAAAATTAATTTCTTTGTAA
- a CDS encoding NAD-dependent epimerase/dehydratase family protein: MPKKAIFEKKNILITGGAGFIGSHLCDELVKDSKVICIDNFVSGDESNIDHLLQNPDFQFIKHDINQPINLEELPELEKFQVKFQGVQEIYHLAVPTSPKDFERLKVDTVLTNSVGTKNVLDLAVKYNAKFLLTSSAVVYGPRNTQDPYFREDYIGEVDQLSPRACYDEGKRFAETLTRTYGEAHNLDTKIVRIFRTYGPRMKLKTGEMLPDFVSNALEGQDLVIFGDENFSSSFCHVSDVVQGLTKIMKSGEAGPINLGSDLEYKIVDVAKKVIELTNSKSKIVFEKPLLFMSPLGLPDITAAKERFGWFPVVLLEAGIKGAIDYFRAHKAILGPTSRLKR, encoded by the coding sequence ATGCCGAAAAAAGCAATTTTTGAGAAAAAAAATATTCTAATTACGGGAGGAGCTGGCTTTATTGGTTCTCATCTTTGTGATGAGTTGGTAAAAGACAGCAAGGTGATTTGTATTGACAATTTTGTTTCCGGAGACGAAAGCAATATTGATCATTTACTGCAAAATCCTGACTTTCAGTTTATTAAGCACGACATCAATCAGCCCATTAACCTGGAAGAGTTGCCGGAGTTAGAAAAATTTCAGGTCAAGTTTCAAGGTGTGCAGGAAATTTATCATCTTGCAGTTCCGACTTCGCCAAAGGATTTTGAACGTCTAAAAGTTGATACGGTTTTGACTAATTCCGTTGGTACCAAAAATGTATTAGACTTGGCGGTTAAGTATAACGCGAAATTTTTGTTAACATCTTCAGCAGTTGTTTACGGCCCGAGAAATACTCAAGACCCGTACTTCAGGGAAGATTATATTGGCGAAGTTGATCAGCTGAGCCCGCGTGCCTGTTATGATGAAGGTAAGCGTTTTGCTGAAACCTTAACGAGAACGTATGGTGAAGCACATAATCTTGACACCAAAATTGTCAGAATATTTAGAACGTACGGCCCACGAATGAAACTTAAAACCGGCGAAATGTTACCAGACTTTGTATCCAACGCTTTAGAGGGTCAAGATTTGGTTATTTTTGGGGATGAAAATTTTTCTTCATCGTTTTGCCATGTTTCTGACGTTGTCCAAGGGCTAACCAAGATTATGAAGAGCGGTGAAGCCGGACCAATTAATTTAGGCAGTGATTTGGAGTATAAAATTGTTGACGTGGCGAAAAAAGTCATTGAGTTAACTAATTCAAAATCAAAAATTGTTTTTGAGAAACCGTTGCTGTTCATGAGTCCTTTGGGATTGCCGGATATTACGGCGGCAAAAGAAAGATTTGGTTGGTTTCCGGTAGTGTTGTTGGAAGCGGGCATTAAGGGAGCGATTGATTATTTTCGAGCTCATAAAGCCATTCTTGGACCAACATCAAGATTAAAGAGATAA
- a CDS encoding glycosyltransferase family 4 protein has product MKIAIVTPTFPPYAGGIGNVAAFNARQLVSHGHQVTVFTPQYKMVAEEATDLEVRRIKPLIKYGNAAFVPALGWMLKGYDLVHIHYPFFGGAETVWLYQRRFKKQKTKIVLHYHMDVVGEGIFKLIFKIHRAIFLPKIIKMSDRVIVTSIDYAKNSNIAGMLAKTPAKFIEVPNGVDANHFAPQSKDESLLQKHQINQTDKVVLFVGGLDKAHYFKGIEYLVEAMSILKQATYEWRLVVVGEGELRRDYQDLAAQLGIDNKVIFTGYVPNDDLVKYYNVADVVVLPSVDKSEAFGLTLVEGMSCAKAVIASNLAGVRGVIDQEINGLVVQPRDANDLATKVNFILMHQTLAGEYGLAGREKVLRKYNWKIIGEQLDNLYKNL; this is encoded by the coding sequence ATGAAAATTGCTATTGTTACTCCAACTTTTCCGCCATATGCCGGTGGTATTGGCAATGTGGCGGCGTTTAATGCCCGACAGCTTGTTAGTCATGGTCATCAGGTGACGGTGTTTACTCCTCAGTATAAAATGGTGGCAGAAGAGGCTACCGACCTGGAGGTGAGGCGCATCAAACCTCTTATTAAATATGGCAATGCGGCGTTTGTGCCGGCCTTGGGCTGGATGCTGAAGGGATATGATCTCGTCCATATTCATTATCCTTTTTTTGGCGGTGCTGAAACGGTTTGGCTGTATCAAAGAAGGTTCAAAAAACAAAAAACCAAAATCGTGCTGCATTATCACATGGATGTGGTTGGTGAAGGAATATTCAAGTTGATTTTTAAGATCCATCGAGCAATCTTTCTACCAAAAATTATTAAGATGTCAGACAGGGTTATTGTAACATCGATTGATTATGCCAAGAATTCAAATATTGCGGGGATGTTAGCAAAAACGCCTGCTAAATTCATTGAAGTCCCAAATGGTGTCGACGCCAACCATTTTGCGCCTCAGTCAAAAGATGAGTCGTTGTTGCAAAAACATCAGATCAATCAAACTGATAAGGTTGTGTTGTTTGTCGGCGGCCTTGATAAGGCCCATTATTTTAAAGGGATTGAATATCTTGTTGAAGCAATGAGTATTTTAAAGCAAGCGACTTATGAGTGGCGGCTGGTTGTTGTGGGTGAGGGGGAATTGCGTCGTGACTATCAGGATTTAGCGGCGCAACTAGGCATTGATAATAAAGTCATTTTTACTGGGTATGTTCCAAACGATGACTTGGTAAAATATTATAATGTAGCAGATGTGGTTGTCTTGCCGTCAGTTGATAAGTCTGAGGCATTCGGGTTGACATTGGTTGAGGGTATGAGCTGTGCCAAAGCAGTTATTGCTTCAAATTTAGCCGGGGTTCGGGGAGTTATTGATCAGGAAATCAACGGATTAGTTGTTCAGCCGCGAGACGCGAATGATTTGGCAACTAAAGTAAATTTTATTTTAATGCACCAAACACTGGCTGGTGAATACGGTCTGGCCGGACGTGAGAAAGTACTAAGAAAGTACAACTGGAAAATTATCGGCGAGCAGCTTGATAATCTCTATAAAAATTTATGA
- a CDS encoding GtrA family protein has protein sequence MTLFNQTLSFVRRYPSFKQFLKFCIVGGTAAMINFSVYYSFTAWLEVWYVYSAIWAFLISAVFNFTSNKLWTFRNNEIGLQVVKQLVKFAIVMTLGLAINTSIIYGLTDLVKINWLLSWVVATGVVTFWNFGFNRLWTFRKRKNEAPELPSTQI, from the coding sequence ATGACATTATTTAATCAAACGTTATCATTTGTAAGGCGGTATCCTTCTTTCAAGCAGTTTCTTAAATTTTGCATTGTCGGCGGAACTGCTGCAATGATAAATTTTTCTGTTTATTATTCGTTTACTGCCTGGCTTGAAGTTTGGTATGTGTATTCAGCGATTTGGGCTTTTTTAATTTCGGCTGTTTTTAATTTTACCTCTAATAAATTGTGGACATTTCGTAATAATGAAATTGGTCTGCAAGTAGTAAAACAATTGGTTAAGTTTGCAATCGTAATGACCCTTGGTTTGGCAATTAACACTTCAATCATTTATGGTCTGACTGATTTAGTCAAAATTAACTGGTTGTTATCCTGGGTGGTTGCTACCGGGGTGGTTACTTTTTGGAATTTTGGGTTTAACCGATTATGGACGTTTCGTAAGCGAAAAAACGAGGCACCGGAATTGCCCTCGACCCAAATTTAG
- a CDS encoding glycosyltransferase family 2 protein, with the protein MVSKVLLVIVTYNAAGYITDCLSSLDKINYPKADLEILIIDNNSSDNSVELIKRNWPDVTVVANQANLGFAGGNNIGFRYAVDKHFDFVYLLNQDTEADPDFLINALTVAQTDSKIGAVQSKLLLFDDQAKINSIGNEIHYLGFGYAGGHKTKDHSIGEREITYPSGAASLFSVTALKDVGFFNEEFFMYHEDLDLGWRLWLAGYRIVLAGQSVVYHKYEFSRSIKKFYFMERNRRLVVFQNYKLGTLILIAPACLAMNLMMLGYSFIAGWHRELFRSYAYLLKSENWQKIKKTRQQVQSKRRVPDREVVKRFVGKIEFQDLNNPLLKYVVNPVFNFYWLMVRRFIWW; encoded by the coding sequence ATGGTCAGTAAAGTTTTATTAGTTATTGTCACCTATAATGCCGCTGGGTATATCACCGACTGTCTGTCTAGTCTGGATAAAATTAATTATCCAAAAGCTGATTTAGAAATTTTGATTATTGATAACAATTCCAGCGATAATTCAGTTGAGTTGATAAAGAGGAATTGGCCGGATGTCACAGTTGTTGCCAACCAGGCCAATTTAGGGTTTGCCGGTGGTAATAATATTGGTTTTCGATATGCGGTCGATAAACATTTTGATTTTGTTTATTTATTGAATCAGGATACAGAAGCTGATCCTGATTTTTTGATTAATGCTTTGACGGTCGCCCAAACTGATTCTAAAATTGGGGCCGTTCAGTCAAAGTTATTACTGTTTGATGATCAGGCCAAAATTAACAGTATTGGCAACGAGATTCATTATCTAGGCTTTGGTTACGCCGGCGGCCACAAAACCAAAGACCATAGTATTGGGGAGCGTGAAATCACCTATCCGTCCGGTGCTGCAAGTTTATTTTCGGTTACTGCACTAAAAGATGTTGGTTTTTTTAATGAAGAATTTTTTATGTACCATGAAGATTTGGATCTGGGTTGGCGGCTGTGGTTGGCAGGCTATCGGATAGTTTTAGCGGGTCAGTCGGTGGTTTATCATAAGTATGAATTTTCGAGAAGTATCAAGAAGTTTTACTTTATGGAGCGCAATCGTCGGCTTGTTGTCTTTCAAAATTATAAGCTAGGAACCTTGATATTAATTGCTCCAGCCTGCCTAGCGATGAATTTAATGATGCTTGGCTATTCTTTTATCGCCGGATGGCATCGTGAATTATTTAGATCGTACGCTTATTTATTGAAATCAGAAAACTGGCAAAAAATAAAAAAGACTCGGCAGCAAGTTCAGTCTAAGCGCCGAGTTCCTGACAGGGAGGTGGTTAAGCGGTTTGTTGGTAAAATTGAATTCCAAGATTTAAATAATCCACTCCTTAAATATGTTGTTAATCCAGTATTTAATTTTTATTGGCTAATGGTAAGAAGGTTTATTTGGTGGTAA
- the vanZ gene encoding VanZ family protein → MKDIRQIIFWWLATLLWFGVIYYFSNQPDLKSQFLPSWDLVLRKIAHLAEFFVLAYLFFRAYQSVGFSKIKSLIFALMFSVLGAVFDEWHQSFISGRVASITDILIDSIGALGFSVLQFNHLRK, encoded by the coding sequence ATGAAAGACATACGGCAGATAATTTTTTGGTGGCTGGCAACCTTGTTGTGGTTTGGGGTAATATACTATTTTTCCAATCAGCCCGATTTAAAATCGCAATTTTTGCCGTCTTGGGATTTGGTGTTACGTAAAATTGCTCATTTAGCAGAGTTTTTTGTTCTGGCATATTTATTTTTTAGGGCGTACCAGTCTGTAGGTTTTTCCAAAATAAAAAGTTTGATTTTTGCCCTTATGTTTTCAGTGTTAGGTGCGGTCTTTGATGAATGGCATCAGAGCTTTATTTCTGGCAGAGTTGCCAGTATTACTGATATACTAATTGATAGTATTGGAGCTTTGGGGTTTAGCGTTTTACAGTTTAATCATTTGCGTAAATGA
- a CDS encoding S8 family serine peptidase codes for MNTFKKAVLSSLIAAVQLVGLMPALTMPVWAAETDQFKAGEFLVKFKGNDEIYRIKTSADSDINQIIGKLGNHAELEYVEPNYTFDYAAFPNDPDYRFQWYHSAIDTRNLWSKELLLREQRNIKSESVIAVLDTGVDLDHPDLVSKIWKNTDEIPGNGRDDDANGYVDDVNGWDFVDADADSNPSFAQGYVEDAVKHGTLVAGLAAASVNNGEGIAGVSWYSKIMPLRVLDSSGSGDVFSVVQAIDYAVKNGADVINMSFVGQNASQSLLSAIKRAYNSNVLVVAAAGNTDPSVNGVDMSITKSYPVCYDGDNGENIVIGVASVGKNLVKSNFSNYGDCIDIVAPGDSFYTTQVYDQKVNGFNQKYSGYWSGTSLSAPLVSGVLATMKEIRPELSAPQIRDLLLDNTIDVYAYNAEYKGKLGQGLLNASQVLEATLKERPAPGMAGEGGYIVVGLGSGSFPQIKVLKPDGSVFKEFYAYSPYFKGQINVAVGDVDGDGVDEIITGAGSLGGPHVRVFNVEGQLESEFFAYNSKLRTGVTVAVGDVDGDGVDEIITGAGRGTGPEVKVFDATGKIKNTFLAYGENFKGGVKIAVGDVDKDGVDEIITGAGSGGGPHVRVFESNGTLLAQFFAYNQNFRGGINIASGDIHGDGQAEIMVSVEENSVPTVRVFNYQGLMLSNFFVDEPNFLKGIYVGAGDLDGDGLSEIVAGKNVGGNAEVKVFDWLGNTKHTLMAHVESYRGGARPTIISN; via the coding sequence ATGAATACATTTAAGAAAGCAGTATTATCTTCGCTTATTGCCGCCGTGCAATTGGTAGGCCTGATGCCAGCACTAACCATGCCGGTTTGGGCGGCGGAAACCGACCAGTTTAAGGCTGGAGAATTTTTGGTTAAGTTTAAGGGTAATGATGAAATTTATCGGATTAAAACGTCAGCTGACTCAGACATTAATCAGATTATCGGCAAGCTTGGAAATCATGCTGAGCTTGAGTATGTTGAACCAAACTACACTTTTGACTATGCCGCATTCCCCAACGATCCGGACTATCGGTTTCAATGGTATCACTCTGCAATTGATACTAGGAATTTGTGGTCTAAGGAATTGTTGCTCAGAGAACAGCGTAACATTAAGAGTGAGTCGGTGATTGCTGTTTTGGATACGGGAGTTGATTTGGATCACCCTGATTTAGTTTCAAAAATTTGGAAAAATACCGATGAGATTCCCGGAAACGGTCGGGACGATGATGCTAATGGCTACGTTGATGATGTTAACGGCTGGGATTTTGTTGATGCCGACGCTGACAGCAATCCATCTTTTGCCCAGGGTTACGTTGAAGATGCGGTTAAACACGGAACGTTAGTTGCCGGTTTGGCGGCCGCGAGCGTCAACAATGGTGAAGGTATTGCGGGCGTAAGCTGGTATAGCAAAATAATGCCATTGCGGGTTTTGGACAGCAGCGGTTCTGGCGATGTTTTTTCAGTCGTTCAGGCGATTGATTATGCGGTTAAAAACGGTGCGGATGTTATTAATATGAGTTTTGTCGGTCAGAATGCGAGCCAAAGTCTGCTATCAGCAATTAAGCGCGCGTACAATAGTAATGTATTGGTAGTGGCTGCGGCCGGGAACACTGATCCGAGTGTAAATGGTGTTGATATGAGCATCACTAAATCATATCCGGTTTGTTATGACGGCGATAACGGTGAAAATATTGTTATCGGCGTGGCATCGGTTGGAAAGAATCTAGTGAAATCAAATTTTTCTAACTATGGTGACTGTATTGATATTGTTGCACCGGGTGACAGTTTTTATACCACGCAGGTCTATGATCAGAAGGTAAACGGGTTTAATCAAAAGTATTCAGGTTATTGGTCTGGTACCTCGCTCTCAGCTCCCTTGGTGAGTGGTGTTTTGGCGACAATGAAAGAAATTCGCCCTGAGTTGTCCGCTCCGCAAATCAGGGATCTTTTGCTTGATAATACAATTGATGTGTATGCGTATAACGCTGAGTATAAGGGCAAGCTCGGCCAAGGGTTGCTAAACGCCAGCCAGGTGCTTGAAGCGACGCTTAAAGAACGTCCGGCACCGGGGATGGCTGGTGAAGGCGGCTATATTGTTGTTGGGCTGGGATCTGGCTCATTTCCTCAGATTAAAGTGCTGAAACCGGATGGCTCGGTGTTTAAAGAGTTTTATGCCTATAGTCCCTATTTTAAAGGACAAATTAATGTTGCGGTCGGTGATGTTGACGGCGATGGTGTTGACGAAATCATCACCGGCGCCGGTTCGCTCGGGGGTCCCCATGTTCGGGTGTTTAATGTTGAGGGTCAGCTAGAGTCAGAATTTTTTGCTTATAATTCAAAGTTACGCACTGGTGTTACTGTTGCGGTCGGTGATGTTGACGGCGATGGTGTTGACGAAATCATCACCGGCGCCGGACGAGGGACTGGGCCGGAGGTAAAAGTTTTTGATGCAACCGGAAAAATAAAAAACACTTTTTTGGCCTATGGCGAGAATTTCAAAGGGGGAGTAAAAATTGCCGTTGGCGATGTTGATAAAGATGGTGTTGATGAAATCATCACCGGCGCCGGTTCGGGCGGCGGTCCCCATGTTCGGGTATTTGAATCTAACGGAACTTTGTTAGCTCAATTTTTTGCCTATAACCAGAATTTCCGGGGCGGCATTAATATTGCGTCCGGTGATATTCATGGTGACGGTCAGGCTGAAATTATGGTTAGTGTGGAGGAAAATTCAGTGCCGACGGTTCGGGTGTTTAATTATCAAGGACTGATGCTTTCAAACTTCTTTGTTGATGAACCTAATTTTTTGAAGGGAATTTACGTTGGTGCGGGAGACCTTGACGGGGACGGTCTTTCCGAAATTGTGGCTGGAAAAAACGTCGGTGGCAATGCGGAAGTAAAAGTTTTTGATTGGCTGGGTAATACTAAACATACGTTAATGGCTCACGTTGAAAGCTATCGTGGCGGCGCCAGGCCGACTATCATCAGTAATTAA
- a CDS encoding glycosyltransferase family 2 protein: MKVIAVIPAFNEARVIGRVINEVKSRVDEVVVVDDGSTDETFAVSESTGAVVLQHVINRGQGAALQTGIIFALKRQADIIVTFDADGQHQASEITRMTEPLLLGKVDVVLGSRFLDFSSNMPPSRRLVLQLATLFTKVYTGLKVTDTHNGFRAFSRLAAEKIEIKQDGMAHASEIIEQIKKRQLRFVEVAVKIVYSDYSLQKGQKLSNSFKILWDLIIGRLTK; encoded by the coding sequence ATGAAAGTAATTGCAGTTATTCCGGCATTCAATGAAGCTCGGGTGATTGGTCGAGTGATTAATGAAGTTAAATCGCGAGTTGATGAAGTCGTTGTAGTTGATGACGGCTCAACTGACGAAACTTTTGCGGTGTCCGAGAGCACCGGGGCTGTGGTTTTGCAGCATGTCATTAATCGTGGCCAGGGTGCAGCTTTGCAAACTGGTATTATTTTTGCCCTAAAGCGTCAAGCTGATATCATTGTCACTTTTGATGCTGATGGCCAGCATCAAGCAAGTGAGATAACTCGAATGACTGAACCGCTACTGCTGGGAAAAGTTGATGTAGTCTTGGGTTCTCGATTTCTAGATTTTTCAAGCAATATGCCACCTAGCCGCCGGTTAGTACTTCAGCTTGCAACTTTATTTACTAAGGTTTATACCGGTCTGAAGGTCACTGATACCCATAATGGGTTTCGTGCTTTCTCACGCTTGGCAGCTGAAAAAATCGAAATCAAGCAGGACGGTATGGCTCACGCTTCAGAAATTATTGAGCAAATCAAAAAACGCCAGTTGCGTTTTGTAGAAGTAGCGGTCAAAATTGTGTATTCTGATTATTCGCTGCAGAAGGGTCAAAAACTATCCAACTCCTTTAAAATTCTTTGGGATTTAATTATTGGCCGTCTAACCAAATGA